From the Rhinopithecus roxellana isolate Shanxi Qingling chromosome 5, ASM756505v1, whole genome shotgun sequence genome, the window GACTGTCCCATAGAAAAGAGATACGACAACCAAATGAGAACCACAGGTAGAGAAGGCTTTTCTCCGACCAGCTGCAGAAGGGACCTGAAAAACAGCTCTTAGCAACAGGATATAGGATCGAAGAATGTATATActagtgaaaaacagaacaagGGAGCTCTGAGTATAGAAAATACATTCAGTTATGGGAGCTGGAGCACAGGATAGAGCCATCAATGGGTCCATGTCACACAGGAAGTGATCAATGATATTAGGACCACAGAAGGGGAGTTGGGAGATGAAGAAAATGGGAATTGGGTATCCAAGGAATCCAATGAGCCAACAGAAAGACACCAGCTTACCACAGAACCTTCCGGTCATGATGGCGGGGTACTGCAGTGGGTGGCAGATGGCCAGGTATCGATCATAAGCCATTACTGCCAGAAAGAGACATTCAGATGTTCCcagtgaaaagaagaaatagaactgGAGGAAGCACCCAGAAAATGAGATGGCCTTGGTCTTGGAGAGAATGTTGGCTAGCATGTTAGGAACAGTGGAGGACACATACCAGATCTCAAGGAAGGCAAAGTTTCCCAGCAAAAAGTACATGGGGGTGTGTAGTTGTGGGTTGCATCTCACTGCATAGATGATGGCTCCATTTCCCAGCAAGGTCAAGAGATAAATCACCAAAAACAATGAGAAGAGGAAAATCTGAATCTTCCAGCAACCAGGGAATCCCAGGAGAATAAACTCTGTCATGACGTGTGTTACTGACCTGTTCATGGGTCTTAAATCTATGAAGAAGAAAGACATGAGTGTAATCCAAGTCTCTTGGAGTATAATCCAATTGCTTGCTACATATCTCAAGGACTTTATCGAGACGAGAACTTGAGCTATACAGGAAAATACACAAGACATTCTGAGATCAGGTGAGAATACGTCCTACTATATTTTGAACTGATTGTGGTTCTAAGTCTCAGTGTTATTTTGCTAGAATCCGATACCATCCAATGCAGCTAGAATTTCAACACTAGTGGCAGAACCagacaaatgtattttctttcttttccttggatGCTTGAGAAGACCTTTTCagcttttgatttgtttttccaaTGTTGATTATGGATTTTCTAGCACGAGCTCATCAATTTTCTCTTATTTAGCCCAACttgttagaaaaaatattttgaggataACTGATGTAAAATTGGGTTAGATCTttgacaacaaaacaaaatagattgACTGCTGCATGGAGATACAACTccatgataatattttaaaaacatctgcagtatttatttttatgttttttacacATATTATACAAAAAGGAACTATCTTACTTT encodes:
- the LOC104673113 gene encoding olfactory receptor 11H4, whose amino-acid sequence is MSFFFIDLRPMNRSVTHVMTEFILLGFPGCWKIQIFLFSLFLVIYLLTLLGNGAIIYAVRCNPQLHTPMYFLLGNFAFLEIWYVSSTVPNMLANILSKTKAISFSGCFLQFYFFFSLGTSECLFLAVMAYDRYLAICHPLQYPAIMTGRFCGKLVSFCWLIGFLGYPIPIFFISQLPFCGPNIIDHFLCDMDPLMALSCAPAPITECIFYTQSSLVLFFTSIYILRSYILLLRAVFQVPSAAGRRKAFSTCGSHLVVVSLFYGTVMVMYVSPTYGIQTLWQKILTLVYSVMTPLFNPLIYSLRNKDMKLALRNVLFRMRVHQNS